From a region of the Patescibacteria group bacterium genome:
- a CDS encoding efflux RND transporter periplasmic adaptor subunit produces MPHLSNNQEPDSLDEILERRQTSKSWKRFLSKKIIAGVVIVALAPFAFGYFWSGSSSPTEATTATFKVAKTDLQTTVSSSGNVVAEDGVAVSFSTTGEHITAVYVKEGDQVHAGDKLAAIESTDLELDLKSAQNSLNTAYANLQSELDGATKTEIALQQKSLDSSKASLAKTQEDNEFSIQQAETKLANLKKDLASIENGDATTDATLEAVAQAYENALLKIDSILIDVKSSLDAADKILDQDSDYYLQLGSLNSVKLHDTEISFTKAESDYRNLLNNYTAVSASSSKADVVAKIDAAIALTSELSDAFSSLYDTFENTTTSTILTESELASFESSASSYQSKMSSDEQSLISSKQTINSQVLSKSDKVDSLNDDIQDAETSLAETRASAKRSEASAQNSVDVAELNYLKLTEPATAVDLATLRAQINSAQINVQKIKNQIAEATLTAPIDGEIVELNGQVGDLIIKDQNETFATILNKDTFFIEVNIEEAEINQIQKGQRVIATFDAIEDTEVEGTVTFVSLTSTTTGGIVTYPVRIALKDWSDVPIREGMTAYVDFVVGEAKGVLAIPVGAVVTRNDKSFVSMEDGSSREITTGFNDGSMVEVSSGLTEGEQIVVDAADSNASKASPTGAPAFTEEERAALQNMTDEERQAFFEEKGLSSGMGSGPTGGGGTMSGPPPS; encoded by the coding sequence ATGCCACACCTAAGCAATAATCAAGAACCAGATTCCCTCGACGAGATTTTGGAACGCCGGCAAACTTCGAAGAGCTGGAAGCGTTTTCTTTCGAAGAAAATAATCGCCGGAGTAGTGATCGTCGCGCTCGCGCCCTTCGCTTTTGGTTATTTTTGGAGCGGATCCAGCAGCCCGACCGAAGCGACCACCGCAACTTTCAAAGTCGCGAAAACTGATTTGCAGACTACCGTGAGCTCGAGCGGCAATGTCGTCGCGGAAGACGGCGTGGCGGTTTCTTTCTCGACGACCGGTGAACACATCACCGCGGTCTATGTGAAAGAAGGCGACCAAGTCCATGCCGGCGACAAGCTCGCCGCGATTGAATCGACCGACCTGGAGCTCGATCTCAAAAGCGCGCAGAACTCACTGAACACGGCCTACGCGAACTTGCAATCAGAACTCGACGGCGCGACTAAAACAGAAATTGCGCTGCAACAAAAATCGCTAGACTCGTCGAAAGCCAGTCTCGCCAAAACTCAGGAAGACAATGAATTCTCGATTCAGCAAGCTGAGACGAAGCTCGCGAATCTGAAGAAGGATTTGGCATCGATCGAGAATGGCGACGCGACAACTGACGCGACACTCGAAGCCGTCGCGCAAGCTTACGAAAACGCGCTACTCAAAATCGACTCAATCCTGATCGATGTGAAAAGCAGTCTGGACGCCGCCGATAAAATTCTCGACCAGGACAGTGATTACTATCTACAACTCGGCTCGTTGAATTCTGTGAAATTACACGACACGGAAATCAGCTTCACAAAAGCCGAATCGGACTACCGGAATCTTTTGAATAATTACACTGCCGTCTCGGCAAGCTCCAGTAAAGCTGATGTCGTCGCGAAAATCGACGCCGCCATCGCACTCACGAGCGAGCTCAGCGATGCTTTCAGTTCGCTCTACGATACTTTTGAAAATACGACCACCTCGACAATTTTGACTGAAAGCGAGCTTGCAAGTTTCGAATCTTCGGCGTCGAGCTACCAGTCCAAAATGAGCTCGGATGAACAAAGCTTGATTTCCTCGAAGCAGACGATTAATTCACAGGTTTTGTCGAAATCTGACAAAGTCGATTCGCTCAATGACGACATCCAAGACGCTGAGACCAGCCTCGCCGAAACGCGAGCCAGTGCCAAACGCAGCGAAGCCAGTGCGCAAAATTCGGTCGATGTCGCGGAATTGAACTATTTGAAATTGACCGAACCGGCAACTGCTGTCGATCTCGCCACGCTGCGGGCGCAGATTAATTCGGCGCAGATCAATGTCCAAAAAATTAAAAATCAAATCGCCGAGGCGACGCTCACCGCACCGATTGACGGTGAAATCGTCGAGCTCAATGGACAAGTCGGCGACCTCATCATCAAAGACCAAAATGAAACCTTCGCGACAATTTTGAATAAAGACACTTTCTTCATCGAAGTAAATATCGAGGAAGCCGAGATCAATCAAATTCAAAAGGGTCAACGGGTAATTGCGACTTTCGATGCCATCGAAGATACCGAGGTCGAGGGCACCGTGACTTTCGTCTCGCTCACTTCGACGACTACGGGCGGCATTGTGACTTATCCCGTACGCATTGCGCTCAAAGATTGGAGCGATGTGCCGATTCGCGAAGGCATGACTGCCTATGTCGATTTCGTCGTCGGAGAAGCGAAAGGTGTGCTGGCGATTCCGGTCGGCGCAGTCGTCACGCGAAATGATAAAAGTTTCGTCTCAATGGAGGACGGCTCCTCGCGCGAAATCACGACCGGGTTTAATGATGGCTCGATGGTCGAAGTCAGCTCCGGACTCACCGAAGGTGAGCAAATCGTAGTCGACGCAGCCGACAGTAATGCGTCAAAAGCTTCCCCGACTGGCGCGCCAGCCTTCACCGAAGAAGAACGCGCCGCGCTGCAGAATATGACTGATGAAGAGAGGCAAGCTTTCTTCGAAGAAAAAGGTCTCAGCAGCGGCATGGGCAGCGGTCCCACAGGCGGCGGAGGCACGATGAGCGGACCACCACCCAGCTAA
- a CDS encoding ABC transporter ATP-binding protein: MKDVLIKFEDVHKSYFLANGEEVPVLRGIDLEIQKGEFVALMGESGGGKSTLLNIIGCLHALSSGKYFLEGRDIGVIREDYALAFVRNKKMGFIFQSFNLLSRMTALQNVALPAIYARIPHAEREARATKLLQSIGLGERVRHRPPELSGGQQQRVAIARALMNDPEIILADEPTGALDSKSGKEIMEIFCEFKERNKTVLMVTHTPEAAKYADRIVFLKDGKITSHDYKLEK; encoded by the coding sequence ATGAAAGATGTTTTGATCAAATTCGAGGATGTGCACAAATCGTATTTTCTCGCGAACGGCGAGGAAGTTCCGGTTTTGCGCGGTATTGATTTGGAAATCCAAAAAGGCGAATTCGTCGCGCTCATGGGTGAATCCGGCGGCGGCAAATCGACGCTGCTGAATATCATCGGCTGCCTCCATGCGCTCTCGAGCGGCAAATATTTTTTGGAAGGACGCGACATCGGCGTGATTCGGGAAGACTACGCACTCGCCTTCGTGCGCAATAAGAAGATGGGATTTATTTTCCAGTCTTTCAATCTCCTGTCACGCATGACCGCGCTGCAAAATGTGGCACTGCCCGCAATCTACGCACGCATCCCGCACGCAGAGCGCGAAGCGCGCGCCACCAAACTTTTGCAAAGCATCGGTCTCGGTGAACGCGTCAGGCACCGCCCGCCCGAGCTGTCCGGCGGACAGCAGCAGCGCGTCGCCATCGCTCGTGCGCTGATGAATGATCCGGAAATTATTCTCGCGGACGAACCGACTGGTGCGCTCGATTCGAAATCGGGCAAGGAAATTATGGAGATTTTTTGTGAATTCAAAGAGCGCAACAAGACTGTCCTCATGGTGACCCACACACCGGAAGCCGCGAAATATGCTGACCGCATTGTTTTTCTGAAAGACGGAAAAATCACGAGCCACGATTACAAATTAGAAAAATGA